Proteins co-encoded in one Sulfurimonas sp. HSL1-2 genomic window:
- the maf gene encoding septum formation inhibitor Maf, translating to MAAPLRLASASQSRALLLTQAGIDFIQTPVDYDEEQIVATSPKNFVYQATVGKYEEGMQTFGMEEHPLLVADSVVTSQGQILRKARCLDDARNILMTQSGNVTSIITCMIYHSPRLKLIDISATDYLFDPFDPEDLERYLASGEWRGKAGGCMVEGFCKPYIRSVRGNESTAMGLNVEALKPFLEGL from the coding sequence ATGGCCGCACCCCTCCGCCTCGCCTCCGCCTCGCAAAGCCGGGCCCTGCTGTTGACGCAGGCCGGGATCGATTTTATCCAGACCCCGGTGGACTACGACGAGGAGCAGATCGTTGCCACGTCGCCGAAAAACTTCGTCTACCAGGCGACGGTGGGCAAGTACGAGGAGGGGATGCAGACCTTCGGCATGGAGGAGCATCCGCTCCTCGTCGCCGACTCCGTCGTCACCTCGCAGGGGCAGATCCTGCGCAAGGCGCGCTGCCTTGACGACGCGCGCAATATCCTGATGACGCAGAGCGGAAACGTCACTTCCATCATCACCTGCATGATCTACCACTCCCCCCGCCTGAAACTCATTGACATCTCTGCGACAGACTATCTTTTCGACCCCTTCGACCCCGAGGACCTGGAGCGCTACCTCGCTTCCGGGGAGTGGCGGGGCAAAGCCGGGGGCTGCATGGTCGAAGGCTTCTGCAAACCCTACATCCGCAGCGTTCGCGGAAACGAAAGCACGGCGATGGGGCTCAACGTCGAGGCCCTGAAACCATTCCTGGAGGGCTTATGA
- a CDS encoding M48 family metallopeptidase produces the protein MNRLATALMLILMIAGCAKTPVTGRSQLILISNEQEISLGLSESEKLKQSAKLSTDKAQTERIRRIGKRIAAVSGRDDFQWEFNVIESDTLNAFCLPGGKVYFYTGLLKLTANDDQIATVMGHEIAHALARHGAERMSMQMVSNTGGQLLGAAMGVPAEYQGLYSQAYGLSTQLGVLLPYSRKHESEADQIGIYLMWKAGFDPNQAVAFWQKMKEASGGKKAPEFLSTHPSDQSRIDAIRAFVKSLPEER, from the coding sequence ATGAATCGACTTGCTACCGCATTGATGCTGATACTGATGATCGCCGGCTGTGCCAAAACCCCCGTCACGGGGCGTTCCCAGCTGATCCTGATCTCCAACGAACAGGAGATCTCCCTGGGGCTCAGCGAGTCCGAAAAGCTCAAACAGAGCGCCAAGCTCTCGACGGACAAAGCCCAGACGGAGCGTATCCGCCGTATCGGGAAACGGATCGCCGCGGTAAGCGGCAGGGATGATTTCCAGTGGGAGTTCAACGTTATTGAATCCGACACCCTCAACGCCTTCTGCCTCCCCGGCGGGAAGGTCTACTTCTACACGGGGCTGCTCAAACTGACGGCGAACGACGACCAGATTGCGACGGTGATGGGGCATGAGATCGCCCATGCCCTCGCGCGCCACGGGGCGGAGCGGATGTCGATGCAGATGGTCAGCAATACAGGCGGTCAGCTGCTCGGAGCAGCCATGGGGGTGCCCGCGGAGTACCAGGGGCTTTACAGCCAGGCCTACGGGCTCTCTACGCAGTTGGGGGTACTGCTGCCCTACAGCCGGAAGCATGAATCCGAAGCGGACCAGATCGGCATCTACCTGATGTGGAAAGCGGGCTTCGATCCGAACCAGGCGGTGGCGTTCTGGCAGAAGATGAAAGAGGCCTCCGGGGGCAAGAAGGCGCCGGAGTTCCTCTCGACCCACCCGTCGGACCAGTCGCGTATCGATGCGATCAGGGCTTTTGTGAAGAGCCTCCCGGAAGAGCGATGA
- a CDS encoding aminotransferase class I/II-fold pyridoxal phosphate-dependent enzyme, whose amino-acid sequence MNYYDKELAALRHAGRFRTRRVFGAETVDLASNDYLGLAEKPEMFDAAVARLHGEKVHAPKASMLVNGYHAIHREFEDALCEANGFEAGIVMGSGFNANLAMIEALVRRGDELFMDAKYHASGVLAAKLVEGKVTYFGHNDIRELEAKLAVSDARRRIIAVEGIYSMDGDLMAREIFDIAERHDALLIVDEAHSSGVVGPRLLGVFDLYGITPKPNHLKMGTLGKAYGSFGAYVLASRHITDYLLNRAKPVIYATAPSLFDTALAHASLRHILEHAGELHEQIEARRAMMNAMLGINADGLIAAVPVGDNRKVMDIQAALLEEGMLVGAIRQPTVERAIVRLIGRLGVDEAALRRGCEIVARWVK is encoded by the coding sequence ATGAACTATTACGACAAAGAGCTGGCCGCACTCCGGCACGCCGGCCGTTTCAGAACGCGCCGCGTGTTCGGTGCGGAGACGGTCGACCTCGCCTCAAACGACTACCTGGGGCTGGCGGAGAAACCGGAGATGTTCGACGCCGCCGTCGCGCGGCTGCACGGGGAGAAGGTGCACGCCCCCAAGGCCTCGATGCTCGTCAACGGCTACCACGCGATCCACCGGGAGTTCGAAGATGCACTCTGTGAGGCCAACGGGTTTGAAGCGGGGATCGTCATGGGCAGCGGGTTCAACGCGAACCTTGCGATGATCGAGGCCCTGGTGCGCCGCGGCGACGAGCTCTTTATGGATGCGAAGTACCATGCCAGTGGGGTGCTGGCCGCCAAACTCGTCGAGGGGAAGGTGACCTATTTCGGGCACAACGACATCCGGGAGCTGGAGGCGAAACTTGCCGTGTCCGATGCCCGCCGCCGTATCATCGCCGTCGAGGGGATCTACTCGATGGACGGAGACCTGATGGCACGCGAGATCTTCGACATCGCCGAGCGGCACGACGCCCTGCTGATCGTCGACGAGGCGCACAGCAGCGGGGTGGTCGGGCCGCGGCTGCTCGGCGTTTTCGATCTCTACGGTATCACGCCGAAACCCAACCACCTCAAGATGGGAACGCTGGGAAAGGCGTACGGCAGTTTCGGGGCCTACGTACTCGCCTCACGCCATATTACCGACTATCTGCTCAACCGGGCAAAACCCGTCATCTATGCAACGGCACCCTCCCTCTTCGATACGGCACTGGCCCATGCGTCTCTGCGCCATATCCTGGAACATGCCGGGGAACTGCATGAACAGATAGAAGCGCGCCGTGCGATGATGAACGCCATGCTCGGTATCAACGCGGACGGCCTTATCGCGGCCGTTCCCGTCGGCGACAACCGGAAGGTGATGGATATCCAGGCGGCGCTGCTGGAAGAGGGGATGCTCGTAGGTGCCATCCGCCAGCCGACGGTGGAGCGGGCGATCGTGCGGCTCATCGGACGTCTTGGGGTCGATGAGGCAGCGCTGCGGCGCGGTTGCGAGATTGTCGCCCGTTGGGTAAAATAG
- a CDS encoding ATP-binding cassette domain-containing protein, with protein MIQVKRLRIDFDGSTLVDIAFGIESALALVGQSGSGKSLTLKALLGMLPPAMTPTIELEAPFALRRGETVAFVPQNPFTALSPLTRVGRHFDGVTRGEAETLMARVGLDAGLLDRFPPELSGGQLQRAVIAIALSHAPKLLLLDEPTTALDPETRRVIIALLRELQTQMGFSMLFVTHDIVSARALCDEVCVIREGSVVEQGEMAQVMASPQHAYTRTLIESSFAGREFRT; from the coding sequence ATGATTCAGGTCAAACGTTTACGGATCGATTTTGACGGCAGCACGCTGGTGGATATTGCCTTCGGCATTGAGAGTGCGCTGGCCCTGGTGGGGCAGAGCGGAAGCGGAAAAAGTCTGACGCTCAAGGCGCTGCTGGGGATGCTGCCGCCCGCGATGACGCCGACGATCGAGCTGGAAGCCCCCTTTGCGCTCCGCCGCGGCGAGACCGTCGCATTCGTCCCCCAGAACCCCTTTACGGCCCTCTCCCCTCTGACACGGGTGGGGCGCCATTTTGACGGGGTCACCCGGGGGGAGGCGGAAACGCTGATGGCACGGGTGGGCCTCGATGCGGGCCTGCTGGACCGGTTCCCGCCGGAGCTCTCCGGCGGGCAGCTGCAGCGCGCCGTGATCGCCATTGCTCTGTCGCATGCACCGAAACTGCTGCTGCTCGACGAGCCGACGACAGCCCTCGACCCCGAGACGCGGCGCGTCATCATCGCCCTGCTGCGGGAGCTGCAGACACAGATGGGCTTCAGCATGCTCTTTGTCACCCATGACATCGTCTCGGCCCGCGCGCTCTGCGACGAGGTCTGCGTCATCCGCGAGGGCAGCGTGGTGGAACAGGGGGAGATGGCGCAGGTGATGGCGTCGCCCCAACATGCATATACGCGCACACTGATTGAATCAAGTTTCGCCGGAAGGGAGTTTAGAACGTGA
- a CDS encoding PBP1A family penicillin-binding protein, translated as MLLWGGLAGVVALFLFVAYFVAQYGHETRKLVRYNPPLTTYIFDRNGEKIANIFDKENRAFATFDEIPPQMIEALLAIEDTTFFEHRGVNVDAIFRAIVKDIKAGKLVEGASTITQQLVKNTLLTREKKFSRKLKELIFSLKLETELSKEDILERYLNAIYLGHGYYGIKTAAMGYFHKPLNRLTLKETAVLVGLPKAPSFYAPTRNYELSLGRANRVIARMHDLGWVDDETYNTAMQERPEVFDETLTQNQAPYVTDEVLRRAEVLYPDIRTGGYTINTTVDLRLQEAGRSALSYAYDGIISRALERDKDANASQFEQLNGALVSIDPVTGEILALVGGVDYTKSAFNRATQARRQPGSAFKPFIYQVALDLGYSPATELVDISRTYDYETEGSEKKWQPKNYERDYKGLITLREALVHSRNLATINLVTDIGLSRIYRELSRYQFAGLPKDLSLALGSITLSPVELAGAYSSFAADGVQSEPFLITSIDKHGTHYDAQPKHREITSPAQAFLMTTILRDVVLRGTGRASAVGGIETAGKTGTTNNSIDAWFAGYSPSVETIVWFGNDDNTPLPKKETGGRAAAPAFRKYYTQLLHLFPQVQRKFEMPEGVTKVERNGAEEFFTKASPPPVEKMPSEAEDGLLF; from the coding sequence ATGCTGCTGTGGGGAGGCCTGGCCGGTGTGGTCGCCCTGTTCCTTTTCGTCGCTTACTTCGTGGCGCAGTACGGGCATGAGACCCGCAAACTGGTCCGCTACAATCCGCCGCTGACGACCTATATCTTTGACCGCAACGGCGAGAAGATCGCCAATATCTTCGACAAGGAGAACCGTGCGTTTGCAACGTTCGACGAGATCCCGCCGCAAATGATCGAAGCGCTGCTTGCCATCGAGGATACGACCTTTTTCGAGCACCGCGGCGTCAATGTCGATGCCATATTCCGGGCTATCGTCAAGGATATCAAGGCGGGCAAACTGGTGGAAGGGGCCAGTACGATCACCCAGCAGCTCGTCAAAAACACACTGCTGACACGGGAGAAGAAGTTTTCGCGCAAGCTCAAGGAGCTGATCTTCTCGCTGAAACTCGAAACGGAGCTGAGCAAAGAGGATATCCTCGAGCGCTACCTCAACGCCATCTACCTCGGGCACGGCTATTACGGCATCAAAACGGCGGCGATGGGGTATTTTCACAAACCGCTGAACCGGCTGACGCTTAAAGAGACGGCCGTGCTCGTCGGGCTGCCGAAAGCCCCCTCGTTCTATGCGCCGACACGCAATTACGAACTCTCTCTGGGGCGGGCGAACCGTGTGATTGCGCGTATGCATGACTTGGGATGGGTGGACGATGAAACGTACAACACGGCGATGCAGGAGCGTCCGGAGGTGTTCGACGAAACCCTGACGCAGAATCAGGCCCCCTACGTCACGGACGAGGTCCTGCGGCGTGCGGAGGTGCTCTATCCCGATATCCGGACGGGAGGGTACACGATCAATACGACCGTGGACCTGCGGCTGCAGGAGGCGGGGCGGTCGGCCCTCTCGTATGCTTACGACGGCATCATCAGCCGCGCCCTGGAGCGCGACAAGGATGCCAACGCGAGCCAGTTCGAACAGCTCAACGGCGCGCTGGTCAGCATCGACCCGGTCACAGGTGAAATCCTTGCACTTGTGGGCGGGGTGGACTACACCAAGAGCGCCTTTAACCGGGCGACGCAGGCCCGCCGCCAGCCGGGTTCGGCCTTCAAGCCCTTCATCTACCAGGTGGCGCTGGACCTGGGGTATTCGCCGGCGACGGAGCTCGTCGACATCTCACGTACCTACGACTATGAGACGGAGGGGAGCGAGAAGAAGTGGCAGCCCAAGAACTACGAACGCGACTACAAAGGGCTGATCACCCTGCGCGAAGCGCTGGTGCATTCACGGAACCTCGCGACTATCAACCTGGTGACGGATATCGGGCTGTCGCGTATCTACCGCGAGCTCTCACGCTACCAGTTTGCCGGCCTGCCGAAGGACCTCTCCCTGGCCCTGGGCAGTATCACCCTATCGCCGGTCGAACTGGCCGGCGCCTACAGCTCCTTTGCCGCGGACGGGGTCCAGAGCGAACCCTTCCTCATTACAAGCATCGACAAACACGGCACACACTACGATGCGCAGCCGAAGCATCGAGAGATTACGAGTCCGGCCCAGGCGTTCCTGATGACGACGATCCTGCGTGACGTCGTGTTGCGGGGGACGGGGCGTGCCTCGGCTGTCGGCGGGATTGAGACGGCCGGGAAGACGGGCACGACGAACAACTCCATCGACGCCTGGTTCGCCGGCTATTCGCCGAGCGTCGAGACCATCGTCTGGTTCGGGAACGACGACAATACGCCGCTGCCGAAAAAAGAGACGGGGGGGCGTGCGGCGGCCCCGGCGTTCCGGAAATACTATACCCAGCTTCTGCACCTCTTCCCGCAGGTTCAACGCAAATTCGAGATGCCCGAGGGGGTGACGAAGGTTGAGCGCAACGGTGCCGAGGAGTTCTTTACCAAGGCCTCCCCGCCGCCGGTGGAGAAGATGCCTTCCGAGGCCGAGGACGGCCTCCTCTTCTAA
- the leuA gene encoding 2-isopropylmalate synthase, translating to MKNAHSGKYRPYPKIDLPQRQWPDNTIDKAPLWCSVDLRDGNQALVTPMNLDQKLELFDLLLKLGFKHIEVGFPSASKVEFDFLRTLVERKLIPDDVTIQVLVQAREHLIDKTFEALRGVKKAIVHLYNSTSTAQRKIVFKKEQEDITALALEGVDMVKSRAADFDGEITLEYSPESFTGTEMEFAAQICNAVTARWGISAERPVIINLPATVEMATPNIYADQIEWMSRHLDNREHILISTHTHNDRGTSVAATELALLAGADRVEGTLLSNGERTGNVDIITLALNMYTQGVDPGLDFGDVNTVVDVVERCTDIETHVRHPYVGELVYTAFSGSHQDAINKGLAYQRAKSEPFWEVPYLPIDPADVGRTYESIIRINSQSGKGGVAYILEDKFGYQLPKKMHPEIGRIVQGVTDVEGRELTAEEILGIFEKTYFEVPQYIEFVDMAVNSETSKSGIVTVKLTYRYEGEEITSTGQGNGPIDACRKALAEKFPHAFVLRSYAEHSCGEQSSAKAVAYIEIETEDFGSFFGVGRDNDITIAGVMAMFSALNRAYHS from the coding sequence ATGAAAAATGCTCACAGCGGTAAATACCGCCCGTACCCCAAGATTGATTTGCCGCAACGCCAGTGGCCGGACAACACCATCGACAAAGCACCCCTGTGGTGCAGCGTCGACCTGCGCGACGGCAACCAGGCGCTGGTGACTCCGATGAATCTGGATCAGAAACTTGAACTCTTCGACCTCCTGCTCAAACTCGGTTTCAAGCACATCGAGGTGGGCTTCCCCTCTGCGTCCAAGGTCGAATTCGACTTTCTGCGCACGCTGGTAGAGCGGAAACTGATCCCGGACGACGTCACCATCCAGGTCCTCGTCCAGGCAAGAGAGCACCTGATCGACAAAACCTTCGAGGCGCTCCGGGGTGTCAAAAAGGCGATCGTGCACCTGTACAACTCGACGTCGACGGCACAGCGCAAGATCGTCTTCAAAAAAGAGCAGGAGGACATCACCGCCCTCGCCCTCGAAGGCGTCGACATGGTCAAAAGCCGTGCGGCAGACTTTGACGGGGAGATCACGCTGGAGTATTCGCCGGAGAGCTTTACCGGGACCGAGATGGAGTTTGCCGCCCAGATCTGTAACGCCGTGACGGCACGCTGGGGCATCAGCGCAGAGCGTCCGGTGATCATCAACCTGCCGGCGACGGTGGAGATGGCGACGCCGAACATCTATGCCGACCAGATCGAGTGGATGAGCCGCCACCTGGACAACCGGGAGCACATTCTCATCTCGACGCACACGCACAACGACCGCGGCACCTCCGTCGCGGCAACCGAGCTGGCACTGCTGGCGGGCGCCGACCGCGTCGAAGGGACCCTGCTCAGCAACGGCGAGCGGACCGGGAACGTCGACATCATCACCCTGGCGCTGAACATGTACACCCAGGGCGTCGATCCCGGACTCGATTTTGGCGACGTCAACACCGTCGTCGACGTCGTCGAGCGCTGCACGGATATCGAGACGCATGTCCGCCACCCCTACGTGGGCGAACTGGTCTATACGGCCTTTTCCGGCTCCCACCAGGATGCCATCAACAAAGGCCTGGCCTACCAGCGTGCGAAAAGCGAGCCGTTCTGGGAGGTTCCGTACCTTCCGATCGACCCGGCCGACGTCGGCCGGACGTATGAGAGCATCATCCGCATCAATTCGCAGTCGGGCAAAGGGGGTGTCGCCTACATCCTCGAGGATAAATTCGGCTACCAGCTGCCCAAGAAGATGCACCCGGAGATCGGACGTATCGTTCAGGGTGTCACGGATGTCGAAGGGCGTGAACTGACGGCGGAGGAGATCCTGGGGATCTTTGAAAAGACCTATTTCGAGGTACCGCAGTACATCGAGTTCGTCGATATGGCCGTCAACTCCGAAACGTCAAAAAGCGGGATCGTCACCGTCAAACTGACCTACCGCTATGAAGGCGAGGAGATTACGAGCACGGGACAGGGCAACGGGCCTATTGACGCCTGCCGCAAGGCACTGGCCGAGAAGTTCCCGCACGCCTTCGTGCTGCGCTCCTACGCCGAGCACTCCTGCGGGGAGCAGTCCTCGGCGAAGGCCGTCGCCTACATCGAGATCGAGACGGAGGATTTCGGCTCCTTCTTCGGTGTCGGACGCGACAACGACATCACCATCGCCGGCGTTATGGCGATGTTCAGCGCCCTGAACCGGGCGTATCATTCCTAA
- a CDS encoding HAMP domain-containing sensor histidine kinase, whose product MKPPKTQTLIDDILTLSRQCDNGLREKIELLIESYTTEGSAREHMLESRVIEEINKRLEREKVLQNQAKMAAMGEMMDAVAHQWKQPLNALSMYGDLLKMDFEAGDVTLEYVEKFVEDIQEQITHMVSTLSEFRTFFRPDKESGPFGLKRCTQSVLLLVHDEMLRNNIAVTVEEGREVIVSGIENEFKHLLLNLLANAKDAFIERESQAREIHIRFYKKGAHIYIEVEDSAGGIDPELLDEIFKPNFTTKRDDKGTGIGLYMSTQIAQKMQGSLTVENTGRGALFRLELPLP is encoded by the coding sequence GTGAAACCGCCAAAAACCCAGACACTAATCGACGACATCCTGACCCTGTCAAGACAGTGTGACAACGGATTGCGCGAAAAGATCGAACTCCTGATCGAAAGCTACACCACCGAAGGGTCTGCACGCGAACACATGCTGGAATCGCGGGTTATCGAAGAGATCAACAAGCGTCTGGAACGTGAAAAAGTGCTGCAGAACCAGGCGAAGATGGCGGCCATGGGCGAGATGATGGATGCCGTCGCCCACCAGTGGAAACAGCCCCTCAACGCACTCTCCATGTACGGCGACCTGCTGAAGATGGACTTCGAGGCCGGGGACGTCACGCTGGAGTACGTCGAAAAGTTCGTCGAGGATATCCAGGAGCAGATCACCCACATGGTCTCGACGCTGAGCGAGTTCCGTACCTTCTTCCGTCCGGACAAGGAGAGCGGCCCTTTCGGGCTCAAACGCTGTACCCAGTCGGTCCTGCTGCTGGTTCACGACGAGATGCTGCGCAACAACATCGCCGTCACCGTCGAAGAGGGGCGCGAGGTCATCGTCTCCGGGATCGAAAACGAGTTCAAACACCTCCTGCTCAACCTCCTCGCCAACGCGAAGGATGCCTTTATCGAACGCGAGAGCCAAGCGCGCGAGATCCACATCCGTTTTTACAAAAAAGGAGCGCATATCTACATCGAGGTGGAGGACAGTGCCGGCGGGATCGACCCGGAGCTGCTTGATGAAATCTTCAAGCCCAACTTCACGACCAAACGCGACGACAAAGGGACCGGAATCGGCCTCTACATGAGCACCCAGATCGCCCAGAAGATGCAGGGTTCCCTGACCGTCGAAAACACCGGCCGCGGGGCCCTCTTCCGCCTCGAACTCCCCCTCCCCTGA
- the glnA gene encoding type I glutamate--ammonia ligase → MGKFVNNIDEFFKYCEENDVQFVDLRFTDIKGAWHHLTYRMSAVNEGNLTNGFPFDGSSIEAWQPINRSDMLLKPDVPTAFLDPFTADPTIIVFCDVFDIYKGELYEKCPRSIAKKALKHAEDLGIADAAYFGPENEFFIFDEVHFVDSINEAGYRIDTEEGEWNSNTRFEETYNTGHRPGTKGGYFPVAPTDSMVDLRAEMMMVLEQVGLEVVLGHHEVAQGQGEIGIVFSDIIGAADNVQKYKYVVKMVAHLNGKTATFMPKPLFGDNGNGMHTHQSLWKDGKNLFYKEGNYANLSEMALNYIGGIFKHAKAVAAFTNASTNSYKRLIPGFEAPSILTYSSQNRSASCRIPYGAGEKATRIEMRFPDSTACPYLAFAVMMMAGLDGIKNADIPVGPMDEDLFELTLDEIRAKGIPQMPHTLREALEGLIADNDFLKPVFTEEFIEAYQHYKFERDVWPDEGRPTAYEFKTTYQC, encoded by the coding sequence ATGGGCAAATTCGTTAACAACATTGACGAGTTCTTTAAATACTGTGAAGAGAACGACGTACAGTTCGTCGATCTCCGTTTCACAGACATCAAAGGGGCATGGCACCACCTCACGTACCGCATGAGCGCCGTCAATGAAGGCAACCTGACAAACGGATTCCCTTTCGACGGTTCTTCCATCGAAGCATGGCAGCCGATCAACCGCTCTGACATGCTCCTCAAGCCGGACGTACCGACGGCATTCCTCGACCCTTTTACAGCTGATCCGACCATTATCGTCTTCTGTGACGTCTTTGATATCTATAAAGGCGAACTCTACGAAAAATGCCCGCGTTCCATCGCGAAAAAAGCCCTGAAACACGCTGAAGATCTCGGTATCGCCGATGCAGCTTACTTCGGACCGGAAAACGAATTCTTCATCTTCGACGAAGTCCACTTTGTCGACTCCATCAACGAAGCGGGCTACCGCATCGACACCGAAGAAGGTGAGTGGAACTCCAACACCCGTTTCGAAGAGACCTACAACACGGGTCACCGCCCGGGCACAAAAGGTGGTTACTTCCCGGTAGCGCCGACTGACTCCATGGTCGACCTCCGTGCCGAAATGATGATGGTCCTCGAGCAGGTCGGTCTCGAAGTCGTTCTGGGTCACCACGAAGTTGCACAGGGCCAGGGCGAGATCGGTATCGTCTTCTCCGACATCATCGGTGCTGCGGACAACGTCCAGAAGTACAAGTATGTCGTCAAAATGGTCGCACACCTCAACGGCAAAACAGCAACCTTCATGCCGAAGCCGCTCTTCGGTGACAACGGTAACGGTATGCACACGCACCAGTCCCTGTGGAAAGACGGTAAGAACCTCTTCTACAAAGAAGGAAACTACGCTAACCTCTCCGAGATGGCACTCAACTACATCGGCGGTATCTTCAAACACGCTAAAGCGGTTGCGGCGTTCACCAACGCATCTACCAACTCCTACAAGCGTCTTATCCCGGGCTTCGAAGCACCGAGCATCCTGACGTACTCCAGCCAGAACCGTTCTGCTTCCTGCCGTATCCCGTACGGTGCAGGTGAAAAAGCGACACGTATTGAGATGCGTTTCCCGGACTCTACAGCTTGTCCTTACCTCGCCTTCGCCGTCATGATGATGGCCGGTCTCGACGGTATCAAAAACGCTGACATTCCGGTCGGTCCGATGGACGAAGACCTCTTTGAACTGACCCTCGACGAGATCCGTGCAAAAGGTATCCCGCAAATGCCGCATACCCTCCGCGAAGCGCTGGAAGGTCTCATCGCAGACAATGACTTCCTCAAGCCGGTCTTCACGGAAGAGTTCATCGAAGCATACCAGCACTACAAATTCGAGCGCGACGTATGGCCGGACGAAGGCCGCCCGACTGCCTACGAATTCAAAACCACTTACCAGTGCTAA
- a CDS encoding histidinol-phosphatase HisJ family protein, translated as MKIDLHNHTTLCNHAEGTVDEYVQAAIAAGIDVFGFSDHAPMAFDPKYRMQFEEMEHYHAMVMDARAKYEGSIDILFGYEVDYLEGHMDERVLDADVDYLIGSVHFLDDWGFDNPEFIGQYAHENIDVIWERYFGQVEAMAKSGHFDIVGHLDLIKVFKFMPERDIVSIAGSALDAVAAAGMTMEINVAGYRKPVAEAYPSPELLRAAFERGIPVTFGSDAHAPGQIGLFRDEAEALAREAGYTECVYFRNRKAYSTPL; from the coding sequence ATGAAAATCGACCTGCACAACCATACGACACTCTGCAACCATGCCGAAGGCACCGTCGACGAATATGTCCAGGCGGCCATCGCTGCGGGCATCGACGTTTTCGGTTTTTCCGACCACGCCCCGATGGCGTTCGACCCAAAGTACCGCATGCAATTCGAGGAGATGGAGCACTACCACGCCATGGTCATGGACGCGCGGGCTAAGTACGAGGGCAGCATCGACATCCTTTTCGGCTACGAAGTCGACTACCTCGAAGGGCATATGGACGAGAGGGTGCTGGACGCCGATGTCGACTACCTTATCGGTTCCGTGCACTTCCTCGACGATTGGGGCTTCGACAACCCCGAGTTCATCGGCCAGTACGCGCACGAAAATATCGACGTCATCTGGGAACGCTACTTCGGCCAGGTCGAAGCAATGGCCAAAAGCGGCCACTTTGACATCGTCGGCCACCTCGACCTCATCAAGGTCTTCAAATTCATGCCCGAACGCGATATCGTCTCCATCGCGGGTTCTGCCCTCGATGCCGTCGCCGCGGCGGGGATGACGATGGAGATCAACGTCGCGGGCTACCGCAAACCCGTCGCCGAAGCCTACCCCTCCCCGGAACTGCTCAGGGCCGCTTTTGAACGGGGCATCCCCGTCACCTTCGGCTCCGATGCGCATGCGCCGGGACAGATCGGCCTGTTCAGAGATGAGGCAGAGGCCCTTGCACGGGAAGCAGGGTACACCGAATGTGTATACTTCCGTAACAGGAAAGCCTACAGCACGCCGCTGTAA